Proteins encoded within one genomic window of Manis pentadactyla isolate mManPen7 chromosome 4, mManPen7.hap1, whole genome shotgun sequence:
- the ADGRB2 gene encoding adhesion G protein-coupled receptor B2 isoform X2: MTPACPLLLSVILSLRLAAAFDPAPSACSALASGVLYGAFSLQDLFPTIASGCSWTLENPDPTKYSLYLRFNRQEQVCTHFAPRLLPLDHYLVNFTCLRPSPEEAVAQAEAEVGRPEEEEAAGLELCGGVGPFTFLHFDKNFVQLCLSAEPSEAPRLLAPAALAFRFVEVLLINNNNSSQFTCGVLCRWSEECGRTAGRACGFAQPGCSCPGEAGAGPATATPPGPPAAHTLSNALVPGGPAPPAEADLHSGSSNDLFTTEMRYGEEPEEEPKVKTQWPRSADEPGLYMAQTGDPAAEEWSPWSVCSLTCGQGLQVRTRSCVSSPYGTLCSGPLRETRPCNNSATCPVHGVWEEWGSWSLCSRSCGRGSRSRMRTCVPPQHGGKACEGPELQTKLCSMAACPVEGQWLEWGPWGPCSTSCANGTQQRSRKCSVAGPAWATCTGALTDTRECSNLECPAADGKWGPWNSWSLCSKTCDTGWQRRFRMCQATGAQGYPCEGTGEEVKPCSEKRCPAFHEMCRDEYVMLMTWKKAAAGEIIYNKCPPNASGSASRRCLLSAQGVAYWGLPSFARCISHEYRYLYLSLREHLAKGQRMLAGEGMSQVVRSLQELLARRTYYSGDLLFSVDILRNVTDTFKRATYVPSADDVQRFFQVVSFMVDAENKDKWDDAQQVSPGSVHLLRVVEDFIHLVGDALKAFQSSLIVTDNLVISIQREPVSAVSSDITFPMRGRRGMKDWVRHSEDRLFLPKEVLSLSSPGKLAVSGAAGSPGRGRSPGTVPPGPGHSHQRLLPADPDESSSYFVIGAVLYRTLGLILPPPRPPLAVTSRVMTVTVRPPTQPPAEPLITVELSYIINGTTDPRCASWDYARADASSGDWDTESCQTLETQAAHTRCQCQHLSTFAVLAQPPKDLTLELAGSPSVPLVIGCAVSCMALLTLLAIYAAFWRFIKSERSIILLNFCLSILASNILILVGQSRVLSKGVCTMTAAFLHFFFLSSFCWVLTEAWQSYLAVIGRMRTRLVRKRFLCLGWGLPALVVAVSVGFTRTKGYGTSSYCWLSLEGGLLYAFVGPAAVIVLVNMLIGIIVFNKLMARDGISDKSKKQRAGSERCPWASLLLPCSACGAVPSPLLSSASARNAMASLWSSCVVLPLLALTWMSAVLAMTDRRSVLFQALFAVFNSAQGFVITAVHCFLRREVQDVVKCQMGMCRGDESEDSPDSCKNGQLQILSDFEKDVDLACQTVLFKEVNTCNPSTITGTLSRLSLDEDEEPKSCLVGPEGGLSFSPLPGNILVPMAASPGLGEPPPPQEANPVYMCGEGGLRQLDLTWLRPTEPGSEGDYMVLPRRTLSLQPGGGGGGGEDPPRARPEGTPRRASKTLAHTEGYPSFLSVDHSGLGLGPAYGALQNPYGMTFQPPPPTPSARQVSEPGERSRTMPRTVPGSTMKLGSLERKKLRYSDLDFEVMHTRKRHSELYHELNQKFHTFDRYRSQSTAKREKRWSVSSGGTAEWSMSSEKPSPGERPGLSQQRRHQSWSTFKSMTLGSLPPKPRERLALHRATAWEPTEPPDGDFQTEV, translated from the exons ATGACCCCAGCCTGTCCCCTCTTACTATCTGTGATTCTGTCCCTGCGCCTGGCCGCAGCCTTCGACCCCGCTCCCAGCGCCTGTTCAGCCCTGGCCTCGGGCGTGCTCTACGGGGCCTTCTCACTGCAGGACCTCTTTCCTACCATCGCCTCAGGCTGCTCCTGGACCCTGGAGAACCCTGACCCCACCAAATACTCCCTTTACCTGCGCTTCAACCGCCAGGAGCAGGTGTGCACCCACTTTGCTCCCCGCCTGCTGCCCTTGGACCACTACCTGGTCAACTTTACGTGCCTGCGGCCTAGCCCTGAAGAGGCTGTGgcccaggcagaggcagaggtggggcggccagaggaggaggaggcagcagggtTGGAACTGTGCGGCGGCGTGGGCCCTTTTACCTTCCTGCACTTCGACAAGAACTTCGTGCAGCTGTGCCTGTCGGCCGAGCCCTCGGAGGCCCCGCGCCTGCTGGCTCCCGCTGCCCTGGCCTTCCGCTTTGTCGAGGTCTTGCTCATCAACAACAACAACTCCAGCCAGTTCACCTGCGGTGTGCTCTGCCGCTGGAGTGAGGAGTGTGGCCGCACTGCTGGCAGGGCCTGTGGCTTTGCCCAGCCAGGCTGCAGCTGCCCTGGTGAGGCAGGGGCCGGCCCTGCCACTGCCACGCCTCCAGGGCCACCTGCTGCCCACACCCTGTCCAATGCCCTGGTGCCAGGGGGTCCGGCCCCACCTGCTGAGGCTGATTTGCACTCGGGGAGCAGCAATGACCTATTCACAACTGAAATGAGATATG GTGAGGAGCCGGAAGAGGAACCGAAGGTGAAAACCCAGTGGCCAAGGTCTGCGGATGAGCCTGGGCTATACATGGCGCAGACAG GCGACCCGGCGGCTGAGGAGTGGTCCCCGTGGAGCGTGTGTTCCCTGACGTGTGGGCAGGGTCTGCAGGTGCGGACCCGCTCCTGTGTGTCCTCCCCCTATGGGACCCTGTGCAGCGGGCCCCTGCGGGAGACCCGGCCCTGCAACAATTCAGCCACCTGCCCAG TGCACGGCGTGTGGGAGGAGTGGGGGTCCTGGAGCCTGTGCTCCCGCAGCTGCGGGCGGGGGTCCCGGAGCCGGATGCGGACCTGCGTGCCCCCCCAGCACGGCGGCAAGGCCTGCGAGGGTCCCGAGCTGCAGACTAAGCTCTGCAGTATGGCCGCCTGCCCGG TGGAAGGCCAGTGGCTAGAATGGGGTCCCTGGGGCCCTTGCTCCACATCCTGTGCTAATGGGACCCAGCAGCGCAGCCGGAAGTGCAGCGTGGCAGGCCCAGCCTGGGCCACGTGTACAGGTGCCCTCACTGACACCCGCGAGTGCAGCAACCTCGAGTGCCCGG CTGCAGATGGCAAGTGGGGGCCTTGGAACTCATGGAGCCTGTGTTCCAAGACCTGTGATACAGGCTGGCAGCGCCGCTTCCGCATGTGCCAGGCCACGGGTGCACAGGGCTACCCCTGCGAGGGCACCGGAGAGGAGGTGAAGCCTTGCAGTGAGAAGAGGTGTCCAG CATTCCATGAGATGTGCAGGGATGAGTATGTGATGCTGATGACGTGGAAGAAGGCGGCTGCTGGCGAGATCATCTACAACAAGTGTCCCCCCAATGCCTcag GATCTGCCAGCCGCCGCTGTCTCCTCAGTGCCCAGGGTGTGGCATACTGGGGGTTGCCCAGCTTTGCCCGCTGCATCTCCCATGAGTACCGCTACCTTTATCTGTCA CTTCGGGAGCACCTGGCGAAGGGGCAGCGTATGCTGGCAGGCGAGGGCATGTCACAGGTGGTGCGCAGCCTGCAGGAGCTTCTGGCTCGGCGCACCTACTACAGCGGGGACCTGCTCTTCTCTGTGGACATTCTGAGGAATGTCACTGACACCTTCAAGAGGGCCACCTATGTGCCCTCGGCTGACGATGTGCAG CGCTTCTTCCAGGTGGTGAGCTTCATGGTGGATGCCGAGAACAAGGACAAATGGGATGATGCTCAGCAG GTGTCCCCTGGCTCTGTGCACCTGCTTCGTGTTGTGGAGGACTTCATTCACCTGGTGGGCGATGCTCTCAAGGCCTTCCAGAGCTCTCTGATTGTGACGGACAACCTGG TGATCAGCATTCAGCGAGAGCCTGTCTCAGCCGTGTCTAGCGACATCACGTTCCCCATGCGGGGCCGCCGGGGCATGAAGGACTGGGTGCGGCACTCAGAGGATCGCCTCTTCCTGCCCAAGGAGGTGCTCAGCCTCTCCTCCCCGGGGAAGCTGGCTGTATCTGGAGCAGCAGGCAGCCCTGGCAGGGGACGGAGCCCAGGAACAGTGCCCCCTGGCCCGGGGCACTCCCACCAGCGCCTCCTTCCGGCAGACCCTGATGAGTCCTCCTCCTACTTCGTGATTGGTGCTGTGCTCTACCGCACCCTTGGCCTCATCCTGCCACCCCCTAG GCCCCCTCTGGCCGTCACTTCCAGGGTGATGACAGTGACAGTGCGGCCTCCCACCCAGCCACCAGCTGAGCCCCTCATCACAGTGGAGCTCTCCTACATCATCAAC GGCACGACGGATCCCCGCTGTGCCAGCTGGGACTACGCCAGAGC AGATGCCAGCTCCGGGGACTGGGACACTGAGAGCTGCCAGACCCTGGAGACACAGGCAGCCCACACCCGCTGCCAGTGCCAGCACCTGTCTACCTTTGCCGTGCTGGCCCAGCCGCCCAAGGACCTG ACCCTGGAGCTGGCAGGCTCCCCCTCGGTCCCCCTTGTGATTGGCTGTGCCGTGTCCTGCATGGCACTGCTCACCCTCCTTGCCATCTATGCCGCCTTCTGGAG GTTCATAAAATCAGAACGCTCCATCATCTTGCTGAACTTCTGCCTGTCCATCCTAGCATCCAATATCCTGATCCTTGTGGGCCAGTCTCGGGTGCTGAGCAAG GGTGTGTGCACCATGACGGCTGCCTTCCTGcactttttcttcctctcctcctttTGCTGGGTGCTCACCGAGGCCTGGCAATCCTACCTGGCTGTCATCGGACGCATGCGCACCCGCCTCGTTCGGAAGCGCTTCCTCTGCCTGGGCTGGG GTCTGCCTGCCCTTGTGGTGGCCGTGTCTGTCGGTTTTACCCGCACCAAAGGATATGGTACATCCAGCTA CTGCTGGCTCTCCCTGGAGGGTGGCCTGCTCTATGCCTTTGTGGGCCCTGCAGCGGTCATTGTCCTG GTGAATATGCTCATCGGAATCATTGTCTTCAACAAGCTCATGGCACGTGATGGCATCTCAGACAAGTCCAAGAAGCAGAGGGCCGG GTCGGAGCGGTGCCCCTGGGCCAGCCTGCTCCTCCCCTGCTCAGCGTGTGGAGCGGTCCCCAGCCCCCTGCTCAGCTCAGCCTCGGCCAGGAACGCCAT GGCCTCGCTCTGGAGCTCCTGCGTGGTGCTGCCCCTGCTGGCGCTCACCTGGATGTCTGCCGTCCTGGCCATGACGGACCGTCGCTCCGTCCTCTTCCAGGCCCTCTTCGCTGTCTTCAACTCTGCGCAGGGCTTTGTCATCACTGCTGTGCACTGCTTCCTGCGCCGAGAG GTCCAGGACGTGGTGAAGTGCCAGATGGGCATGTGCCGGGGTGATGAGAGTGAAGACTCCCCCGACTCGTGTAAGAATGGGCAGCTGCAGATCCTG TCAGACTTTGAAAAGGACGTGGATCTGGCTTGTCAGACAG TTCTGTTCAAGGAGGTCAACACTTGCAACCCATCTACCATCACGGGCACACTGTCCCGCCTGTCCCTGGACGAGGATGAGGAACCCAAGTCCTGCCTTGTGGGTCCTGAGGGAGGCCTCAGCTTCTCACCACTGCCTGGAAATATCCTGGTGCCCATGGCAGCCTCACCAGGGCTGGGGGAGCCACCGCCCCCCCAGGAGGCCAACCCCGTGTACATGTGTGGGGAGGGTGGCCTGCGGCAGCTAGACCTCACATGGCTGCGGCCCACCGAGCCAGGCTCCGAGGGGGACTACATGGTGCTGCCCCGGCGGACTCTGAGCCTACAACCTGGCGGCGGGGGTGGAGGTGGCGAGGACCCCCCGAGGGCCCGGCCCGAGGGCACACCCCGGAGGGCCTCCAAGACACTGGCCCACACCGAAGGCTACCCCAGCTTCCTGTCTGTGGACCACTCTGGCCTGGGACTGGGCCCTGCCTATGGGGCTCTGCAGAACCCATACGGGATGACCTTCCAGCCACCACCACCGACGCCCAGTGCCCGCCAGGTGTCCGAGCCAGGGGAGCGCAGCCGGACCATGCCCCGTACCGTGCCAGGCTCCACCATGAAGCTGGGTTCCCTGGAG CGAAAGAAGTTACGGTATTCAGACCTGGACTTTGAG GTGATGCACACCCGGAAACGACACTCAGAACTCTACCACGAGCTCAACCAGAAGTTCCACACTTTTGACCGCTACCGCAGTCAGTCCACGGCCAAG AGGGAGAAGCGGTGGAGTGTGTCCTCAGGTGGGACAGCTGAATGGAGCATGTCCAGC GAGAAGCCCAGCCCTGGGGAGCGTCCTGGCTTGTCCCAACAGCGGCGACATCAGAGCTGGAGCACTTTCAAGTCCATGACGTTGGGCTCACTGCCCCCCAAGCCCCGAGAACGGCTGGCCCTGCACCGAGCCACAGCCTGGGAGCCCACAGAACCACCCGACGGGGACTTCCAGACAGAGGTGTGA
- the ADGRB2 gene encoding adhesion G protein-coupled receptor B2 isoform X4, giving the protein MTPACPLLLSVILSLRLAAAFDPAPSACSALASGVLYGAFSLQDLFPTIASGCSWTLENPDPTKYSLYLRFNRQEQVCTHFAPRLLPLDHYLVNFTCLRPSPEEAVAQAEAEVGRPEEEEAAGLELCGGVGPFTFLHFDKNFVQLCLSAEPSEAPRLLAPAALAFRFVEVLLINNNNSSQFTCGVLCRWSEECGRTAGRACGFAQPGCSCPGEAGAGPATATPPGPPAAHTLSNALVPGGPAPPAEADLHSGSSNDLFTTEMRYGEEPEEEPKVKTQWPRSADEPGLYMAQTGDPAAEEWSPWSVCSLTCGQGLQVRTRSCVSSPYGTLCSGPLRETRPCNNSATCPVHGVWEEWGSWSLCSRSCGRGSRSRMRTCVPPQHGGKACEGPELQTKLCSMAACPVEGQWLEWGPWGPCSTSCANGTQQRSRKCSVAGPAWATCTGALTDTRECSNLECPAADGKWGPWNSWSLCSKTCDTGWQRRFRMCQATGAQGYPCEGTGEEVKPCSEKRCPAFHEMCRDEYVMLMTWKKAAAGEIIYNKCPPNASGSASRRCLLSAQGVAYWGLPSFARCISHEYRYLYLSLREHLAKGQRMLAGEGMSQVVRSLQELLARRTYYSGDLLFSVDILRNVTDTFKRATYVPSADDVQRFFQVVSFMVDAENKDKWDDAQQVSPGSVHLLRVVEDFIHLVGDALKAFQSSLIVTDNLVISIQREPVSAVSSDITFPMRGRRGMKDWVRHSEDRLFLPKEVLSLSSPGKLAVSGAAGSPGRGRSPGTVPPGPGHSHQRLLPADPDESSSYFVIGAVLYRTLGLILPPPRPPLAVTSRVMTVTVRPPTQPPAEPLITVELSYIINGTTDPRCASWDYARADASSGDWDTESCQTLETQAAHTRCQCQHLSTFAVLAQPPKDLTLELAGSPSVPLVIGCAVSCMALLTLLAIYAAFWRFIKSERSIILLNFCLSILASNILILVGQSRVLSKGVCTMTAAFLHFFFLSSFCWVLTEAWQSYLAVIGRMRTRLVRKRFLCLGWGLPALVVAVSVGFTRTKGYGTSSYCWLSLEGGLLYAFVGPAAVIVLVNMLIGIIVFNKLMARDGISDKSKKQRAGSERCPWASLLLPCSACGAVPSPLLSSASARNAMASLWSSCVVLPLLALTWMSAVLAMTDRRSVLFQALFAVFNSAQGFVITAVHCFLRREVQDVVKCQMGMCRGDESEDSPDSCKNGQLQILSDFEKDVDLACQTVLFKEVNTCNPSTITGTLSRLSLDEDEEPKSCLVGPEGGLSFSPLPGNILVPMAASPGLGEPPPPQEANPVYMCGEGGLRQLDLTWLRPTEPGSEGDYMVLPRRTLSLQPGGGGGGGEDPPRARPEGTPRRASKTLAHTEGYPSFLSVDHSGLGLGPAYGALQNPYGMTFQPPPPTPSARQVSEPGERSRTMPRTVPGSTMKLGSLERKKLRYSDLDFEKVMHTRKRHSELYHELNQKFHTFDRYRSQSTAKEKPSPGERPGLSQQRRHQSWSTFKSMTLGSLPPKPRERLALHRATAWEPTEPPDGDFQTEV; this is encoded by the exons ATGACCCCAGCCTGTCCCCTCTTACTATCTGTGATTCTGTCCCTGCGCCTGGCCGCAGCCTTCGACCCCGCTCCCAGCGCCTGTTCAGCCCTGGCCTCGGGCGTGCTCTACGGGGCCTTCTCACTGCAGGACCTCTTTCCTACCATCGCCTCAGGCTGCTCCTGGACCCTGGAGAACCCTGACCCCACCAAATACTCCCTTTACCTGCGCTTCAACCGCCAGGAGCAGGTGTGCACCCACTTTGCTCCCCGCCTGCTGCCCTTGGACCACTACCTGGTCAACTTTACGTGCCTGCGGCCTAGCCCTGAAGAGGCTGTGgcccaggcagaggcagaggtggggcggccagaggaggaggaggcagcagggtTGGAACTGTGCGGCGGCGTGGGCCCTTTTACCTTCCTGCACTTCGACAAGAACTTCGTGCAGCTGTGCCTGTCGGCCGAGCCCTCGGAGGCCCCGCGCCTGCTGGCTCCCGCTGCCCTGGCCTTCCGCTTTGTCGAGGTCTTGCTCATCAACAACAACAACTCCAGCCAGTTCACCTGCGGTGTGCTCTGCCGCTGGAGTGAGGAGTGTGGCCGCACTGCTGGCAGGGCCTGTGGCTTTGCCCAGCCAGGCTGCAGCTGCCCTGGTGAGGCAGGGGCCGGCCCTGCCACTGCCACGCCTCCAGGGCCACCTGCTGCCCACACCCTGTCCAATGCCCTGGTGCCAGGGGGTCCGGCCCCACCTGCTGAGGCTGATTTGCACTCGGGGAGCAGCAATGACCTATTCACAACTGAAATGAGATATG GTGAGGAGCCGGAAGAGGAACCGAAGGTGAAAACCCAGTGGCCAAGGTCTGCGGATGAGCCTGGGCTATACATGGCGCAGACAG GCGACCCGGCGGCTGAGGAGTGGTCCCCGTGGAGCGTGTGTTCCCTGACGTGTGGGCAGGGTCTGCAGGTGCGGACCCGCTCCTGTGTGTCCTCCCCCTATGGGACCCTGTGCAGCGGGCCCCTGCGGGAGACCCGGCCCTGCAACAATTCAGCCACCTGCCCAG TGCACGGCGTGTGGGAGGAGTGGGGGTCCTGGAGCCTGTGCTCCCGCAGCTGCGGGCGGGGGTCCCGGAGCCGGATGCGGACCTGCGTGCCCCCCCAGCACGGCGGCAAGGCCTGCGAGGGTCCCGAGCTGCAGACTAAGCTCTGCAGTATGGCCGCCTGCCCGG TGGAAGGCCAGTGGCTAGAATGGGGTCCCTGGGGCCCTTGCTCCACATCCTGTGCTAATGGGACCCAGCAGCGCAGCCGGAAGTGCAGCGTGGCAGGCCCAGCCTGGGCCACGTGTACAGGTGCCCTCACTGACACCCGCGAGTGCAGCAACCTCGAGTGCCCGG CTGCAGATGGCAAGTGGGGGCCTTGGAACTCATGGAGCCTGTGTTCCAAGACCTGTGATACAGGCTGGCAGCGCCGCTTCCGCATGTGCCAGGCCACGGGTGCACAGGGCTACCCCTGCGAGGGCACCGGAGAGGAGGTGAAGCCTTGCAGTGAGAAGAGGTGTCCAG CATTCCATGAGATGTGCAGGGATGAGTATGTGATGCTGATGACGTGGAAGAAGGCGGCTGCTGGCGAGATCATCTACAACAAGTGTCCCCCCAATGCCTcag GATCTGCCAGCCGCCGCTGTCTCCTCAGTGCCCAGGGTGTGGCATACTGGGGGTTGCCCAGCTTTGCCCGCTGCATCTCCCATGAGTACCGCTACCTTTATCTGTCA CTTCGGGAGCACCTGGCGAAGGGGCAGCGTATGCTGGCAGGCGAGGGCATGTCACAGGTGGTGCGCAGCCTGCAGGAGCTTCTGGCTCGGCGCACCTACTACAGCGGGGACCTGCTCTTCTCTGTGGACATTCTGAGGAATGTCACTGACACCTTCAAGAGGGCCACCTATGTGCCCTCGGCTGACGATGTGCAG CGCTTCTTCCAGGTGGTGAGCTTCATGGTGGATGCCGAGAACAAGGACAAATGGGATGATGCTCAGCAG GTGTCCCCTGGCTCTGTGCACCTGCTTCGTGTTGTGGAGGACTTCATTCACCTGGTGGGCGATGCTCTCAAGGCCTTCCAGAGCTCTCTGATTGTGACGGACAACCTGG TGATCAGCATTCAGCGAGAGCCTGTCTCAGCCGTGTCTAGCGACATCACGTTCCCCATGCGGGGCCGCCGGGGCATGAAGGACTGGGTGCGGCACTCAGAGGATCGCCTCTTCCTGCCCAAGGAGGTGCTCAGCCTCTCCTCCCCGGGGAAGCTGGCTGTATCTGGAGCAGCAGGCAGCCCTGGCAGGGGACGGAGCCCAGGAACAGTGCCCCCTGGCCCGGGGCACTCCCACCAGCGCCTCCTTCCGGCAGACCCTGATGAGTCCTCCTCCTACTTCGTGATTGGTGCTGTGCTCTACCGCACCCTTGGCCTCATCCTGCCACCCCCTAG GCCCCCTCTGGCCGTCACTTCCAGGGTGATGACAGTGACAGTGCGGCCTCCCACCCAGCCACCAGCTGAGCCCCTCATCACAGTGGAGCTCTCCTACATCATCAAC GGCACGACGGATCCCCGCTGTGCCAGCTGGGACTACGCCAGAGC AGATGCCAGCTCCGGGGACTGGGACACTGAGAGCTGCCAGACCCTGGAGACACAGGCAGCCCACACCCGCTGCCAGTGCCAGCACCTGTCTACCTTTGCCGTGCTGGCCCAGCCGCCCAAGGACCTG ACCCTGGAGCTGGCAGGCTCCCCCTCGGTCCCCCTTGTGATTGGCTGTGCCGTGTCCTGCATGGCACTGCTCACCCTCCTTGCCATCTATGCCGCCTTCTGGAG GTTCATAAAATCAGAACGCTCCATCATCTTGCTGAACTTCTGCCTGTCCATCCTAGCATCCAATATCCTGATCCTTGTGGGCCAGTCTCGGGTGCTGAGCAAG GGTGTGTGCACCATGACGGCTGCCTTCCTGcactttttcttcctctcctcctttTGCTGGGTGCTCACCGAGGCCTGGCAATCCTACCTGGCTGTCATCGGACGCATGCGCACCCGCCTCGTTCGGAAGCGCTTCCTCTGCCTGGGCTGGG GTCTGCCTGCCCTTGTGGTGGCCGTGTCTGTCGGTTTTACCCGCACCAAAGGATATGGTACATCCAGCTA CTGCTGGCTCTCCCTGGAGGGTGGCCTGCTCTATGCCTTTGTGGGCCCTGCAGCGGTCATTGTCCTG GTGAATATGCTCATCGGAATCATTGTCTTCAACAAGCTCATGGCACGTGATGGCATCTCAGACAAGTCCAAGAAGCAGAGGGCCGG GTCGGAGCGGTGCCCCTGGGCCAGCCTGCTCCTCCCCTGCTCAGCGTGTGGAGCGGTCCCCAGCCCCCTGCTCAGCTCAGCCTCGGCCAGGAACGCCAT GGCCTCGCTCTGGAGCTCCTGCGTGGTGCTGCCCCTGCTGGCGCTCACCTGGATGTCTGCCGTCCTGGCCATGACGGACCGTCGCTCCGTCCTCTTCCAGGCCCTCTTCGCTGTCTTCAACTCTGCGCAGGGCTTTGTCATCACTGCTGTGCACTGCTTCCTGCGCCGAGAG GTCCAGGACGTGGTGAAGTGCCAGATGGGCATGTGCCGGGGTGATGAGAGTGAAGACTCCCCCGACTCGTGTAAGAATGGGCAGCTGCAGATCCTG TCAGACTTTGAAAAGGACGTGGATCTGGCTTGTCAGACAG TTCTGTTCAAGGAGGTCAACACTTGCAACCCATCTACCATCACGGGCACACTGTCCCGCCTGTCCCTGGACGAGGATGAGGAACCCAAGTCCTGCCTTGTGGGTCCTGAGGGAGGCCTCAGCTTCTCACCACTGCCTGGAAATATCCTGGTGCCCATGGCAGCCTCACCAGGGCTGGGGGAGCCACCGCCCCCCCAGGAGGCCAACCCCGTGTACATGTGTGGGGAGGGTGGCCTGCGGCAGCTAGACCTCACATGGCTGCGGCCCACCGAGCCAGGCTCCGAGGGGGACTACATGGTGCTGCCCCGGCGGACTCTGAGCCTACAACCTGGCGGCGGGGGTGGAGGTGGCGAGGACCCCCCGAGGGCCCGGCCCGAGGGCACACCCCGGAGGGCCTCCAAGACACTGGCCCACACCGAAGGCTACCCCAGCTTCCTGTCTGTGGACCACTCTGGCCTGGGACTGGGCCCTGCCTATGGGGCTCTGCAGAACCCATACGGGATGACCTTCCAGCCACCACCACCGACGCCCAGTGCCCGCCAGGTGTCCGAGCCAGGGGAGCGCAGCCGGACCATGCCCCGTACCGTGCCAGGCTCCACCATGAAGCTGGGTTCCCTGGAG CGAAAGAAGTTACGGTATTCAGACCTGGACTTTGAG AAGGTGATGCACACCCGGAAACGACACTCAGAACTCTACCACGAGCTCAACCAGAAGTTCCACACTTTTGACCGCTACCGCAGTCAGTCCACGGCCAAG GAGAAGCCCAGCCCTGGGGAGCGTCCTGGCTTGTCCCAACAGCGGCGACATCAGAGCTGGAGCACTTTCAAGTCCATGACGTTGGGCTCACTGCCCCCCAAGCCCCGAGAACGGCTGGCCCTGCACCGAGCCACAGCCTGGGAGCCCACAGAACCACCCGACGGGGACTTCCAGACAGAGGTGTGA